Below is a genomic region from Macaca thibetana thibetana isolate TM-01 chromosome 1, ASM2454274v1, whole genome shotgun sequence.
GTACTTTGACAGAGATTGgtctttttttaactgctgtatCTCCAGCAACTTGACAAGTTCCTGGCATACAGTTAggtcaaaataaataattgttgaaggcctagatgaataaataaatgaatcagttTAATAAACCTTTTTTGAGGGTTACATCTGTGCTTCTGAGGAGGAATTCCTATTATGGTGGGCTCTCTTATTGAATGAATcagtaaatggaaaaatgaaaggcAGAGCCCGTAGGCACCAGTCACAGTGCCATTTACCTTCTTCCCAGTAGGCTTTAAAAGCATCCCCTCAGCGAGTTCCAAGAAATGGTACCCACTGTGTAGTTTACCTGTATCCCCTTCCTTGGCACCTGGTAGTACTTCTTCTTCAGCTCCTGCTGCTTCTGAATAAAGAGACGGTAACCTCCTGGTTTAGAAAATGTTCCCTGCTTGACATCTTCTTCTAAAGGGCCAAATATATCCTGAAGTAAAGCCATGCAACAATCTGATGATGCTTTGGAATTCTGCTTACAAAAGTCATCTTGCCTTGCTTCCAACTGGGCCTGTGAAGTGACAAAACAGCACAGATGTTTCAATAAAGCCATGAGGAGGATGTTAACTATGTAGAGACTGGAAAATGCTTCTCCTGCAGAAATTGTGGCCTCTAAATAGAGCCATGCTCCTCACCTTGCTGTTAGATCCTAGAATATCCCTAAGTTGTGCTTATTGCAGAAATTGATCTGCTTCTCTGTTTGTGATTTCCTAAAGCTCCTTTCTCCTAGTTTTCCTGCTTCAGAGAATGATTCTCAAAGCACATACACATTTCACATGAAACTTTTATCTTTCCAAGTCTCTCATTTCAGGAATAGTTCTGAGCACAAACACTGGAGTCAGGCAGCCTGCCTAGAGTTCCCAGATCCACTACACTGTGGCTTGTGACACTCAATCTTTGTGAACCGAGGATTCCTCGTCTGTATAGCAGAGGAGCAATACCCATCACATAGGTTTCTCTTCAGGGTTATATGAGGCGATGTAAACTATTAAGCCCAGGGACTTTTTAGAAGTGCTCAGTAAGGAGTACATGATTATTTAGTACATTCTTTAATATgagaatatttttgtgtattttctcaaCATAGGGCTAATGAAAGTAATGAAGATTGTACCGTAGGTATTTTCAGTATTTATAAAGTCTCATAGAACAGCACATTTATCTACATTAAATCACTCAACATAACTTAACTATGaagctttctctttcctccttagGTTGGAAGGGTGACAATTGCTGACATCGGCTATCTAGCTTCACCAGAACCTCCGAATGTAGCAATGTATCATTTATAAGATGGCGCCTTCCTAGCTAGGGAAAGGACTTCCACTTGTCAAGTGGCGATTCTGCATGCAAAAATACTCTGTTCACTTGGAATGAGGCAGATGTTAAAagctgttttaaatttaaaaaaatttctctaataaaatttatataattaatttctcttttttggctTTCTGAATATTTTACCATTGGCGCACAtttaacaaaacaacaaattattagggttatttaaaaataatttagtccCCACTGATAATTACCAGGGAACATAAAggcaatgtaatttttaatttaaaaggacaaaataagttaaaatagtCTTTAATAATGCAGTTGTACAATCTActtactttcttaaaatatggGACCCAGATAGGAAAAACTAACAAAagcaaatttttgtaaaaaattaggtatcatttttttaaaagtctaagtctttttttttttttttttttgagacggagtcttgctctgtcaccgaggctggagtgcagtggccagatctcggctcactgcaagctctgcctcccgggttcacgccattctcctgcctcagcctcccaagtagctgggactacaggcgcccgccacctcgcccggctagttttttgtattttttagtagagatggggtttcaccgtgttagtcaggatggtctcgatctcctgacctcgtgatccgcctgtctcggcctcccaaaggtctaagtcttttaataattatttcaaatatgtaCATATAACTGAGTGTAACTATTTTGGGGTCTAGAAAGAATTATTTTCCCAAGAAGGGCCCATATTTTTCTGCCTCTCATGACCTAGAACACCAAATATACCCCTAATTTCCTCTGGAACGTTTGGTCCACATCCTTGAAAGAGTTCTTCATGAAGACTTCAATGGCCTCTCTCTCACTGTCCCTGTGCAGGTCCAGCAGCTCCTGGAGGGTTTCCGTGGGCAGCTGCACCTTCTGGCCCATCTGTTGTTCATAGTGTGCAATAGCCTTTTCCACTGCGGCTGAGTTCTCTATCTGGGCCAAGGCCAGGACTGCGTTCTCCATGCAGGGCAGATCCCCACTGCTGATGGCATTGACATAGGTCAGCACCAGGCTCTCTAGACCTGcaaaagggaatttttaaaaaaatgtgactaTCAGTTGGTGGGACAGAGTATTTTGCGTGCTTTTCAAGTGAGTTTCACAAATAATAGTTTTACATAAGTTTTGGATAAAGAATAGTAATGGAATAATTTGTTAACCCGAGTCACAGAGGGAATTGAAGTTGCTCTTTCCTATTTCCTTCACCTAAAAGGAAGACACTGAAATGAATAAGTTAGGATATTTTGGGGCTGAGATAATAGGTCAATGTGTTTTcttacctttcttttctctcacctCTCCCTttattccctttctctcttcactcctaatttatgaagaaagtcaatgagaaaacttagcctttttatttttattaattttagtgGTGCAGACCACTAGTCTGTTGTCTGGCTTAAGGTAAACATGTCTTCTTAGATATTCTCTCGTCAGAACTACAGATAGGGTAATCAACTCATTGAGTTTGCCAGGGCTTTGCTGGGTGTAGCAATGACAGTCTCACATGCCAGGAAAACCTCATCTTAGGCAAACTGGAGTGGTTGGTCACACAATAAGAGCTGATTCTTTTTGACTCCATCCTGTACCTTCTCATCTCTCTGTAGTTTTAAGTACTATATGTATGGATAGCTGGTGTATTTCGTTTCCTGCTTTGACATTTCTTTTAGGCTTTggattaaaaataagttttgcaCCTTATTTTTAATGCCTATTTTATATCTCTTACTGCATAAATCAGAAGAAACTCAATATTAAATAATCTAAATGTAAAAACTTCATCCACTCTGAAAAACTATTTCTCCTCCTGATACTACTATCTCACTAAATAACACAGCCATTCAAGCAATTGCTAAACTTGAAACTCTGGAGACAGGCGTGGCATTTCCTTCTTATTCCTCTCATAAATCCATATTCCCTCTATCAATGGGTCTTTTGGATTTAATATCCAAAGTATGTTTGGATCTTGTCAATTTTTACCATTTTCACTGCCATAATCTGAGACTCACCCAATGTCCATTTATTGCTCAACCACTGGAAATAGCATCCATCTCTCATTCCCTCCCTTTCACCACTCCAACAAATTATCTACAACATATTCCAAAAGATATGTATAAACATAAGTTAGATAACCTTACCTCACTGCCAAAAATTCTTCAAGATCTTCCCTAGACCTTAGACAAACTCTAATCTCCTCAAAGTCCTCTGCCAGTCCTTTCAAGACCTGACCCCTTTATACCTCTCCAATTAGGACACCACTCTTATTCAGTCTACTCTTGTTCCAAACACCtgtctttcttctattttcattaaaaaaattgagatggaATTCTgtcctgtcacccaagctgaagtgcagggcatgatcatagctaaccatagccttgaactcctgtgctcacactgggccctcctgcctcagcctcctgagtagccaggactccGGGCAAGtaccactgcacttggctgatttttaatgttttcataatgatgaagtcttgctattttgcccaggctggtcgtaaactcccaggctcaaggaattctcccaccttggtctcccaaagtgctgggattacaggcatgagcctcctgTGTTCTATTTTCTTGAAGTTGTAAAGTTCTTTCCTGCCCTGGGCATTTCCACATTACATTATTTGTTGTAAAGTTATTCCTCTATGTGCTTTGGTTAGCtcttaatcatttattttatatacatataaagtgtatatatgtatttgagacagagtctcactctgtctcccaggatggagtgcagtggtgcagtctcagctcactgcaacctctgcctcccaggctcaagtgatccttcagactcagccacctgagtagctgggattacaggtgtgagccactatgcctgattaatttttgtggttttagtggtgacagggtttcaccattttgcccaggttggtctcaaacacctgagctcaaagtgattcacccacctcagcctcccaaagtgctgggactacaggcattagccacagtgccctgccaactcaatcatttttaaattctcatctTACATGTGACTTTCACAGATGAGCACTCTCTCACACTCTAAATTAtatctccctgtctctccctttaCTCTTTCATAGCAGCCtattatttttatgcattgtGTTAATCactatttatattatactttttttttttttttttttactttttacaaaagTATCTTTCGCTCCTATTATGCTGGAATGAGGATAAAAGTCACATTTCTTTTATCCATCATTATACCCAGTAGTTGGTACATTACATTACAGACATTccctaaatattttagaattgcTGAACAAGAGAATTGTACTGCAATTAGTAGCAAAGTCTCACTTACATAcagtatttgcttttttctttgttgctcagtatatatattctggatgtttaTTTGATAAAGAGGGAGCTGAGAAGCTGGTGGAGAAGTTTACCACAGCAGAATTCAAttctagttcttttcttttttttctccttgcaaGGAATATGAGATGATACTATAGTTTTAGTATtcatgtaaaatttatattatgaTTTTCATGGTGTATTTTCCTTGCCATCAATAGACTATGCATTTGTCAGAAGTGACCCTTATGCTTTCCATTTTATCCTCTACAATGGGCAGAAGGAGAAAGTCCAGGTAGGAAGTGGGTAGAGAAAGTGACTCACGAGGCCCATTGACTGGAATGCCACCTGAAAGAGTCTTGACATTGGAATGGCTGAGGATGTAGGAACAAAATTCTGCAACTTGTTCTATGAAATCAGGGTTCAGCTCTTCCTCCTTTAGCTGCTCCAGGCGAGCAAGGTACTTCTTCTGAGCGGGCCAATCGAAGATGAAGCACTTCCTGTTGGGGAAGAACTTTCGGATGCACAACCGAGGATCATtaaagcttttactttttttatcaGTACCTACAGGAATGAAAATTAGAGGTAGTAAAACTTCACATTAATTACTTC
It encodes:
- the GBP2 gene encoding guanylate-binding protein 2 isoform X2 — protein: MGTINQQAMDQLHYVTELTDRIKANSSPGNNSVEDSADFVSFFPAFVWTLRDFTLELEVDGEPITADDYLELSLKLRQGTDKKSKSFNDPRLCIRKFFPNRKCFIFDWPAQKKYLARLEQLKEEELNPDFIEQVAEFCSYILSHSNVKTLSGGIPVNGPRLESLVLTYVNAISSGDLPCMENAVLALAQIENSAAVEKAIAHYEQQMGQKVQLPTETLQELLDLHRDSEREAIEVFMKNSFKDVDQTFQRKLGAQLEARQDDFCKQNSKASSDCCMALLQDIFGPLEEDVKQGTFSKPGGYRLFIQKQQELKKKYYQVPRKGIQAEEVLKKYLESKEDVADALLQTDQSLSEKEKAIEVERIKAESAEAAKKMLEEIQKKNEQMMEQKEKSYQEHVKQLTEKMERDRAQLMAEQEKTLALKLQEQERLLKEGFKNESQRLQKEIRDIQMRSKSQQPMCHIL